A stretch of DNA from Lentimicrobiaceae bacterium:
GCTCCAATTTATCAAGTTTTATCCATTGGTAGTTGCAGACTTCGTCGGTATTGATGTTGGGGATTGTTTCATTCTCGACAAAACCCAAAAACACATGGTCGAATTCGTGTTCGGTAAGACCGTTGTCAAATTCGGCTTTATATACAAAATCGAATAATTTTTTCAATTCCGCTTTTATTCCCATTTCTTCTTCAAGGCGTCTGTTAGCAGCGTCTATGGGTTTTTCACCTTTTCGGGGGTGTGTGCAACTCGCATTTGCCCATTTTCCGGGCGAATGG
This window harbors:
- the idi gene encoding isopentenyl-diphosphate Delta-isomerase, whose amino-acid sequence is MEEKVVLVDVNDNEIGLMGKQEAHEKAVLHRAISVIILNSNSEMLIQQRALHKYHSPGKWANASCTHPRKGEKPIDAANRRLEEEMGIKAELKKLFDFVYKAEFDNGLTEHEFDHVFLGFVENETIPNINTDEVCNYQWIKLDKLEQELKSNPEKYTPWFRIIMEKMFSLINTNELQLSNV